From the Corythoichthys intestinalis isolate RoL2023-P3 chromosome 13, ASM3026506v1, whole genome shotgun sequence genome, one window contains:
- the svopl gene encoding putative transporter SVOPL isoform X2 — protein MWRESKRKELRRLRARLDFNPLFCEPKDGPVLVRFPGMAESTKTEAVSAIYLREAEPTGRRDGRSADDAERRTFTVEEAVERVGFGRFHVLLFVVMGSANIVEAMEIMLLAVVSPEIRCEWRLEDWQVALVSTMVFLGFMACGVLSGYVADQYGRRKVLFGGFVWSAYFSLLTSFAPSYTWFIFLRSMVGCGVAAGSQGYVLKTEFIPSKYRAILLPLASIFWMSGSVLIIALGMLAVPTLGWRWMIRLSALPSVFLLFLFRLVPESARFDVSAGNVGAAADTLRRIARMNDASLPPGRLAESVAKKRGSWKDLLNSTFRRTSLLLWYSWFVASLAYYGSVLSSSELLEKNLLCVTDGHRPRRAARRSDDARCYCVPFAQDDYRTLLVSCLGEVSLIPLNIFLLKVLGRRRSLLLLQLTAAVFFVLPSICASTSGFTLLFFLLRSAVSMNFSAVYIYTAEVYPTVSRSLGMGACTSVSRLGGMIAPFIAQVLMSKSVILALSPFSAACALCAVGSFLLPIETKGRALLQTS, from the exons ACGGCCCGGTTCTCGTCCGTTTCCCCGGAATGGCAGAAAGCACGAAGACCGAAGCGGTGAGCGCCATCTACTTGCGGGAGGCGGAACCCACGGGGCGCCGAGACGGACGGAGCGCCGACGACGCGG AGCGGCGGACGTTCACGGTGGAGGAAGCGGTGGAGCGCGTGGGATTCGGAAGATTCCACGTCTTGCTTTTCGTCGTCATGGGAAGCGCCAAC ATCGTGGAGGCCATGGAGATCATGTTGTTGGCGGTGGTTTCCCCCGAGATCCGTTGCGAGTGGCGTCTGGAAGACTGGCAGGTGGCGCTGGTGTCCACG ATGGTGTTTCTCGGCTTCATGGCGTGCGGCGTGCTCAGCGGCTACGTGGCGGACCAATACGGCCGACGGAAG GTTCTTTTTGGAGGTTTCGTGTGGAGCGCCTACTTCTCTCTCCTCACCTCCTTTGCGCCGTCCTACACGTGGTTCATCTTCCTGCGCAGCATGGTGGGCTGCGGCGTGGCGGCGGGCTCCCAGGG CTACGTGTTGAAGACCGAGTTCATCCCGTCCAAGTACCGGGCCATCCTGCTGCCGCTGGCCTCC ATCTTCTGGATGTCGGGATCCGTGCTGATCATCGCCCTGGGAATGCTGGCGGTCCCCACGCTAGGATGGAGATGGATGATCCGTCTGTCGGCGCTTCCGAGCGtgttcctcctcttcctcttcaGG TTGGTTCCCGAGTCGGCTCGCTTCGACGTGTCCGCGGGGAACGTCGGCGCCGCCGCGGACACGCTGCGACGGATCGCCCGGATGAACGACGCCTCCCTGCCGCCGGGACGTCTGGCGGAGAGCGTGGCG AAGAAAAGAGGGAGCTGGAAGGATTTGCTGAATTCCACCTTCAGGAGGACGTCCTTGCTTCTCTGGTACTCGTG GTTCGTGGCCTCCTTGGCCTATTACGGTTCGGTCCTGAGCAGCTCGGAGCTCCTGGAGAAGAACTTGTTGTGCGTGACGGACGGCCACCGCCCCCGTCGGGCCGCTCGCCGCTCGGACGACGCCCGGTGTTACTGCGTCCCCTTCGCCCAGGACGACTACCGCACGCTTCTCGTCAGCTGCCTGGGGGAGGTTTCAC TGATTCCGCTCAACATCTTCCTGTTGAAAGTATTGGGTCGGCGGAGGAGTTTGCTGCTGTTGCAGCTGACGGCGGCCGTCTTCTTCGTGCTGCCTAGCATCTGCGCCAGCAC GTCGGGCTTCACGCTGCTCTTCTTCCTGCTGCGCTCGGCGGTCTCCATGAACTTCTCGGCCGTCTACATCTACACCGCCGAG GTTTATCCCACCGTATCGCGTTCGCTGGGGATGGGCGCCTGCACGTCGGTCAGTCGTCTGGGAGGGATGATCGCTCCCTTTATCGCCCAG GTGCTCATGTCTAAGTCGGTGATTCTGGCGCTGAGTCCCTTTAGCGCGGCTTGCGCTCTCTGCGCCGTGGGGAGCTTCCTGTTGCCCATTGAAACCAAAGGGCGAGCTCTCCTG CAAACCTCTTGA
- the svopl gene encoding putative transporter SVOPL isoform X1 encodes MYPDGETPEGLIARFLSDSAVRRRPGSRPFPRNGRKHEDRSGERHLLAGGGTHGAPRRTERRRRGAADVHGGGSGGARGIRKIPRLAFRRHGKRQHRGGHGDHVVGGGFPRDPLRVASGRLAGGAGVHDGVSRLHGVRRAQRLRGGPIRPTEGRDFVVVAAGNKVLKALGLPPQVLFGGFVWSAYFSLLTSFAPSYTWFIFLRSMVGCGVAAGSQGYVLKTEFIPSKYRAILLPLASIFWMSGSVLIIALGMLAVPTLGWRWMIRLSALPSVFLLFLFRLVPESARFDVSAGNVGAAADTLRRIARMNDASLPPGRLAESVAKKRGSWKDLLNSTFRRTSLLLWYSWFVASLAYYGSVLSSSELLEKNLLCVTDGHRPRRAARRSDDARCYCVPFAQDDYRTLLVSCLGEVSLIPLNIFLLKVLGRRRSLLLLQLTAAVFFVLPSICASTSGFTLLFFLLRSAVSMNFSAVYIYTAEVYPTVSRSLGMGACTSVSRLGGMIAPFIAQVLMSKSVILALSPFSAACALCAVGSFLLPIETKGRALLQTS; translated from the exons ATGTATCCCGACGGCGAAACGCCAGAGGGATTGATCGCACGGTTTCTTTCCGATTCGGCCGTTCGCAGACGGCCCGGTTCTCGTCCGTTTCCCCGGAATGGCAGAAAGCACGAAGACCGAAGCGGTGAGCGCCATCTACTTGCGGGAGGCGGAACCCACGGGGCGCCGAGACGGACGGAGCGCCGACGACGCGG AGCGGCGGACGTTCACGGTGGAGGAAGCGGTGGAGCGCGTGGGATTCGGAAGATTCCACGTCTTGCTTTTCGTCGTCATGGGAAGCGCCAAC ATCGTGGAGGCCATGGAGATCATGTTGTTGGCGGTGGTTTCCCCCGAGATCCGTTGCGAGTGGCGTCTGGAAGACTGGCAGGTGGCGCTGGTGTCCACG ATGGTGTTTCTCGGCTTCATGGCGTGCGGCGTGCTCAGCGGCTACGTGGCGGACCAATACGGCCGACGGAAGGTCGCGACTTTGTCGTCGTCGCCGCCGGGAACAAAGTTCTCAAAGCCCTCGGGCTTCCTCCTCAGGTTCTTTTTGGAGGTTTCGTGTGGAGCGCCTACTTCTCTCTCCTCACCTCCTTTGCGCCGTCCTACACGTGGTTCATCTTCCTGCGCAGCATGGTGGGCTGCGGCGTGGCGGCGGGCTCCCAGGG CTACGTGTTGAAGACCGAGTTCATCCCGTCCAAGTACCGGGCCATCCTGCTGCCGCTGGCCTCC ATCTTCTGGATGTCGGGATCCGTGCTGATCATCGCCCTGGGAATGCTGGCGGTCCCCACGCTAGGATGGAGATGGATGATCCGTCTGTCGGCGCTTCCGAGCGtgttcctcctcttcctcttcaGG TTGGTTCCCGAGTCGGCTCGCTTCGACGTGTCCGCGGGGAACGTCGGCGCCGCCGCGGACACGCTGCGACGGATCGCCCGGATGAACGACGCCTCCCTGCCGCCGGGACGTCTGGCGGAGAGCGTGGCG AAGAAAAGAGGGAGCTGGAAGGATTTGCTGAATTCCACCTTCAGGAGGACGTCCTTGCTTCTCTGGTACTCGTG GTTCGTGGCCTCCTTGGCCTATTACGGTTCGGTCCTGAGCAGCTCGGAGCTCCTGGAGAAGAACTTGTTGTGCGTGACGGACGGCCACCGCCCCCGTCGGGCCGCTCGCCGCTCGGACGACGCCCGGTGTTACTGCGTCCCCTTCGCCCAGGACGACTACCGCACGCTTCTCGTCAGCTGCCTGGGGGAGGTTTCAC TGATTCCGCTCAACATCTTCCTGTTGAAAGTATTGGGTCGGCGGAGGAGTTTGCTGCTGTTGCAGCTGACGGCGGCCGTCTTCTTCGTGCTGCCTAGCATCTGCGCCAGCAC GTCGGGCTTCACGCTGCTCTTCTTCCTGCTGCGCTCGGCGGTCTCCATGAACTTCTCGGCCGTCTACATCTACACCGCCGAG GTTTATCCCACCGTATCGCGTTCGCTGGGGATGGGCGCCTGCACGTCGGTCAGTCGTCTGGGAGGGATGATCGCTCCCTTTATCGCCCAG GTGCTCATGTCTAAGTCGGTGATTCTGGCGCTGAGTCCCTTTAGCGCGGCTTGCGCTCTCTGCGCCGTGGGGAGCTTCCTGTTGCCCATTGAAACCAAAGGGCGAGCTCTCCTG CAAACCTCTTGA
- the svopl gene encoding putative transporter SVOPL isoform X3 — translation MWRESKRKELRRLRARLDFNPLFCEPKERRTFTVEEAVERVGFGRFHVLLFVVMGSANIVEAMEIMLLAVVSPEIRCEWRLEDWQVALVSTMVFLGFMACGVLSGYVADQYGRRKVLFGGFVWSAYFSLLTSFAPSYTWFIFLRSMVGCGVAAGSQGYVLKTEFIPSKYRAILLPLASIFWMSGSVLIIALGMLAVPTLGWRWMIRLSALPSVFLLFLFRLVPESARFDVSAGNVGAAADTLRRIARMNDASLPPGRLAESVAKKRGSWKDLLNSTFRRTSLLLWYSWFVASLAYYGSVLSSSELLEKNLLCVTDGHRPRRAARRSDDARCYCVPFAQDDYRTLLVSCLGEVSLIPLNIFLLKVLGRRRSLLLLQLTAAVFFVLPSICASTSGFTLLFFLLRSAVSMNFSAVYIYTAEVYPTVSRSLGMGACTSVSRLGGMIAPFIAQVLMSKSVILALSPFSAACALCAVGSFLLPIETKGRALLQTS, via the exons AGCGGCGGACGTTCACGGTGGAGGAAGCGGTGGAGCGCGTGGGATTCGGAAGATTCCACGTCTTGCTTTTCGTCGTCATGGGAAGCGCCAAC ATCGTGGAGGCCATGGAGATCATGTTGTTGGCGGTGGTTTCCCCCGAGATCCGTTGCGAGTGGCGTCTGGAAGACTGGCAGGTGGCGCTGGTGTCCACG ATGGTGTTTCTCGGCTTCATGGCGTGCGGCGTGCTCAGCGGCTACGTGGCGGACCAATACGGCCGACGGAAG GTTCTTTTTGGAGGTTTCGTGTGGAGCGCCTACTTCTCTCTCCTCACCTCCTTTGCGCCGTCCTACACGTGGTTCATCTTCCTGCGCAGCATGGTGGGCTGCGGCGTGGCGGCGGGCTCCCAGGG CTACGTGTTGAAGACCGAGTTCATCCCGTCCAAGTACCGGGCCATCCTGCTGCCGCTGGCCTCC ATCTTCTGGATGTCGGGATCCGTGCTGATCATCGCCCTGGGAATGCTGGCGGTCCCCACGCTAGGATGGAGATGGATGATCCGTCTGTCGGCGCTTCCGAGCGtgttcctcctcttcctcttcaGG TTGGTTCCCGAGTCGGCTCGCTTCGACGTGTCCGCGGGGAACGTCGGCGCCGCCGCGGACACGCTGCGACGGATCGCCCGGATGAACGACGCCTCCCTGCCGCCGGGACGTCTGGCGGAGAGCGTGGCG AAGAAAAGAGGGAGCTGGAAGGATTTGCTGAATTCCACCTTCAGGAGGACGTCCTTGCTTCTCTGGTACTCGTG GTTCGTGGCCTCCTTGGCCTATTACGGTTCGGTCCTGAGCAGCTCGGAGCTCCTGGAGAAGAACTTGTTGTGCGTGACGGACGGCCACCGCCCCCGTCGGGCCGCTCGCCGCTCGGACGACGCCCGGTGTTACTGCGTCCCCTTCGCCCAGGACGACTACCGCACGCTTCTCGTCAGCTGCCTGGGGGAGGTTTCAC TGATTCCGCTCAACATCTTCCTGTTGAAAGTATTGGGTCGGCGGAGGAGTTTGCTGCTGTTGCAGCTGACGGCGGCCGTCTTCTTCGTGCTGCCTAGCATCTGCGCCAGCAC GTCGGGCTTCACGCTGCTCTTCTTCCTGCTGCGCTCGGCGGTCTCCATGAACTTCTCGGCCGTCTACATCTACACCGCCGAG GTTTATCCCACCGTATCGCGTTCGCTGGGGATGGGCGCCTGCACGTCGGTCAGTCGTCTGGGAGGGATGATCGCTCCCTTTATCGCCCAG GTGCTCATGTCTAAGTCGGTGATTCTGGCGCTGAGTCCCTTTAGCGCGGCTTGCGCTCTCTGCGCCGTGGGGAGCTTCCTGTTGCCCATTGAAACCAAAGGGCGAGCTCTCCTG CAAACCTCTTGA